A segment of the Zonotrichia leucophrys gambelii isolate GWCS_2022_RI chromosome 25, RI_Zleu_2.0, whole genome shotgun sequence genome:
AGGGACACCAGGTGTCGCACGCCGCGCTCCCGCAGGTACCGGTAGTGCCCCGGTTCCCGCGGCATCGCCAGCCCCGCCAGCCGCCCCTCGACCACCCACGAGAAATTGGGGGGCTCCAATGCACCCAtggcctgtggcggggggggACAGGagacactgctgctctggggacccTCAGAGCCCCCAGGTCAGGACCCCTGGAACCCCCATTTCGGATATGGGACCCCCAGCTCAGGCCCCCAAGACCCCTCAACACCATCCTCCCTCCACGCCTCCAGAAGCCCCAAtaccacccccaaaaccccctggcCAAGACTCTCAAAtaaagcccccagacccccagcTCACACCCTGCCCATCAGGACCCCCAgttccccaaaaccaaacccctggAGAACCTGGCCAgatccccaggacccccaggtcaAGACCCCAGACTCCCCAGTTCAGACCCCCTAtatcaaaacccccaaaaccacacccTGGAGAATGTGGCCAGGGTACCCCAAAGTCTCCTGGACTTCCTTGTGAGGACTCCTGGGACCACCAAatgaagcccccagacccctcaaTTGAGACCTCCCATGTCAAGAACCCCTGggacccaaacccacccaaactccACCCGAAATCCCTGACCCAAACCCAAATCAGACCCCTCAATCAATTCAGACCCCTCATCGACACCCCAGTCAGACCCTCACACCCATCCTCCTCAGCAGAGTTTAACCGGGTGCCCCAATTCAGACCCCCCCTACCCCATcagccccccgggacccccgtTCAGCGCCCCGGGCCCAGCTCGGGgttctccccctccccacaggcCGCAGCTTCGGGGCCCCTCCGCGGGTCTCGCTCCGTTCCCGccgccccggtgtccccccggccccgccatACCGGGGAGGCCGCGCGGGGCGGAGCGAGAacgggccgggcccgggctgAGGCGGAGCTgaggcggagcggggccgggttTGGGCCGGAGCTGAGGCGGAGCCAGGCCCGGGATGTGGCGGAGTTGAGGCGGAACTGGGCCGGAGCtgaggggagcggggccggagccgAGGGGTCTGGGGCCGGAGCTGGGTCCGAACTGAGGGGGAGCGAGGCCGGAGCTGGATCCGAGCTGAGGGGAgcggagctggagctgaggggaggGGGGCCGGAGCTGAGAGGAGCTCGGTCCGAGCTgagggggagcggggccggagcTGGGTCCGAGCTGAGGGGGAGCGGGCCCGGAGCTGGGTCCGAGCTGAGGGGACCGGGGCCGGAGCTGGGTCCGAGCTgaggcggagcggggccggagtTGGGTCCGAGCTGAGGGGACCGGGCCCGGAGCTGGGTCCGAGCTGAGGGGACCGGGGCCGGAGCTGGGTCCGAGCTGAGGCGGAGCGGGACCGGAGTTGGGTCCGAGCTgaggcggagcggggccggagcTGAGGGGACCGGGGCCGGAGCTGGGTCTGAACGGAGGCGGAGCTGGGCCAGAGCTGAGGGGACTGGGGCCGGAGCTGAGGCGGAGCTGGGCCGGGAGAAGCCGCAGCGAGCGACGGAGGTGGCGCGGcggtgacacaggggacaatggggacgcGGGGGAGGTCGGGTGGGTGTCGGGGTGACAATGGGGAGACCCGCAGCTGCGGGGCCGCGCCGGGACGCGGGGCTGTGGGACACGGGGCTGAACCTCCGGGACAGCGAGCTGGAACCCGCCGGGACAGGGGTCTGCAGGGGTGGGGGAATGCAGGAATGGGGGGCTGAATCCcccaggacaaggggctgagcCGCCCAGGACACGGGGTTGCCACCCCGGAGCTCTGGGACTGACCCTCAGGAGCTCCAGGACTGAGCACCTCAGGACTCAAGGCTGGATCCTCCAGATCTGTGTGGCACATGGGGCTGTAGGGCTGAATCCCCGGGATACAGAGCTGGACCCTTGGAGCTCCAGGACTGAACCCCCTGAGGGCTCCAGAACTGCACCCCCAGAGCTCTGGGTCTGAATCCCCCAGGACATGGGGCTGAATCCCTCCAAGAGCTCCAGAACTGCACCCCCAGAGCTCTGGGTCTGAATCCCTCAGGATATGGGACTGTGCCCCACCAGTATATGGGACTGAACCCCCCAGGGACATGGGGCTGAACCCCCCAAGGGCTCCAGAACTGCACCCCCAGAGCTTTGCCTTGGGGGGCCTCAACCCACTCCCCCACCCCTAAAAACCACCAGAACCCTAAAAACACATTTCTCCATTTATGCAATGTTGGGTGGCTTTTGGGGAGGGGTTTACACAGCAGGGATTGGGGACAGCCCCCCACAACCTCAGGGCTTCAGGTACACCTCTCCCACGATCTTGTAGGGGAAATTGttccagccaaaaaggggggtttgGCCAGGTGTGTCGTACATGGCCGACACCACCTCCGTGGTGGAGACCCCCACGTCCCACATGTACACGGATGAAATCTCCCCCACAAAGGACTGCTTGGCatcaaaaccacccccaaaGCTGTCCTGGTCCTGCCCCAGCACGATGGATGCTGGCACTCCCACCGTGTATcccttctgcagccccttcctggGCCAGGGCTTCCCGTTGAGCCAGAAGCTCACGATGCCCGTGGAGGATTCCCAGCTGACGCAGACGTGCTCGACCTCCCCGAGGTTTTCAGGCACCCTGAAGGACAAGAACTGGTTGCCCACGTTGAAGTCGTACTGGCCAGGTTTGGGCTTGAAGAGCAGGATCTCGTTGCTCTGTTTTTTGGTGGCGTAGGAGAAGAGGCTGTAGGGCCGGCTGAGGTCGGTGTAGGATTTGAGGCACACGGTGAGGTTGTTCAGGGGTTTCTCCAGCGTTGCTGTCACCTGCACGTGGGCGCTTTGGGACTCTCGGGGGAACACGAACACCGAGCTGCCCAGGTCTGCGGGAGGTGACATCGACAGAGGTGACATCCAGCGCCCGGGGTGggtgccaccaccaccagctgtggcacagggtgTCGAGTGTCGAGTCCCTGCCACCCCCATTTCTGTCCTCAGGGTGCCATCGtgcccccctgtgccctgcacgTTCCTCCCTTGCAGAGCTCGGGGTGCCCCTGTGGGTTCCCCCATGCCGCCTTTGCCCCCACCCTGCACCCTTGGGAGCACTCAGGGTGCCCCACTGCCCCCACAACCCCCCCTGcatgtccccatgccccccACCAGTACCTTGTGGGGCCGTGGGACCGAAGAGCgcggtgaggatgaggaggcagAGCCACAGCGGCCCCATGGCACCGCCGAACCCGGCCACTGTCACCACCGTGGGAAAGGGGGGACCTCAGTGCCACCCAGAGCCGCTCCAAGGAGTGACAGTGACTGGTGGTGACACTGACCTTTGTCCCCAAGCCCCAGGACTGTTGGGAAATGGCGTGTGAGCGTGGCGGGGACTGGCTTTGGGGACaatccccctgtccccaagggagGGGCCTTCCCATTCCTGGCTCCAcgtggggctgggcagcgcTGGAACTGCTGGATCCGTGTCCTGCCCATGCAGGGATGGCCATGGGGCAGCTTGTGGGGTGTGGGATGGGGAACGGGTGCCCTGGGTGttggtggcactcagggtgaCCCCGTCCCCAGCTGGGCAACCTTCCTTTTGTTGGGTTATAGAGCTCCAcgtggggctgggcagcgcTGGAACCGCTGGATCCGTGTCCTGCCCATGCAGGGACGGCCATGGGGCAGCTTGTGGGGTGTGGGATGGGGAACGGGTGCCCTGGGTGttggtggcactcagggtgaCCCCGTCCCCAGCTGGGCAACCTTCCTCGTGCTGGGTTGTAGAGGTGACGgggtgctggctgctggggagaCGGGTGTGAGTGACAAagggtgaggaggggacagcagggaccgAGGCCACCCACACCCCTCAGGCCCCCAGCACCTCCCGGAGCCGCGGTTTCACCACCACATCTCCCTTGACCTCGTAGCTGAGGCTGTTCCAGGCCAGCAGCGCGGGCGGCAGGCGCAGGGACAGGAAGGCCGCGCGCATCTTATCCGGCGACAGCCCCGCGTCCCACAGGTAAACGTCGGTCAGCTCCCCCGAGAAGGAGTTGTAGAGGTCAAAGCCACCCCCAAAActgtcctgctcctgtcccagcaggatgGCAGCCGTGGACCCCACCGTGtagcccctctgcagccccttcctcGGCCAGGGCTTCCCGTTGAGCCAGAACTCGGCGATGCCCGTGGAGGATTCCCAGCTGGCGCAGACGTGCTCCCACTCCCTGCGGCCCTCGGGGACGCGGAAGGTGACAAACTTTCCCCCCACGTAGAAGCGGTACTCCTCGGGTTTGGGCTTGAAGAGCAGGATCTCGTTGTCCTGGCCTTTGGTGGCGTAGGAGAAGAGGCTGTGGGGCCGGCTGAGGTCGGTGTAGGAGCGCAGGCACACGGTGAAGTTGcgcaggggctgctccagctgcgcCTGCAGCACCACGTAGGCGTCGCTGGGATCCTTCCGGAACACGAACACCTTTCGGTACAGGTCTGGGGACAACAGAGGTGACATGCTGGGAGGCTGGCGTGTCCCACAGCCCTCTctggctgtcccctgctccagcatcctccagccctgctggccgAGAGCGATCCGAGAGCGATCCAAGAGCGATCcgagagctgctgccacatcccCCTGGACCTGCCCTGCCTtgtgctggctcctgtccccaacCTCAGTGTTCCCCCACCTTCCTGGACCACcatccagctcctgtccccaacCTCAGTGTCCCCCCTACCTTCCTGGGCCACCAtccctgtgagcacagccaggacgggcacccagagctgcaggaggcccATGGTCGGTGCTGGAGCCGGGTGGGCTCGGTGCTGCTGTCGGGTTTATGTGGCCgaggaggggaggggactgCCGGGGGgatgtccccaatcccagcctcagcagcctggcGTGCCCGGGAGGGGTGATTTCATGCCCAGGGTGGGCGATTTCATGCCTGGCATGGGTGATTTCATGCCTGGCATGGGTGATTTCATGGCATCACGCGGCCGTGCCACAAGACCTGGGGTCACCCGCCTGCACGGGGCTCCcattggggctgggggtgggttTGTGTCCCCAACCCTGGGTGACAAGGACACCCCAGCCATCTGCCCACCTGTGTGATGACCCCAACactccttccccaggtgtgcctgcTGTGGCAAACCCCCATTGGAGGGATGTGGTTCGATTTGGGATCATCTGAGGGGTACAAGGAAAGgttcccctgtcccccctgccctgagccacaGCTCGGGGCCACATCCTGGATTCTGCTCCGTCTGTCCTGCCCCAGGGGACTGAGATGGAGCCCTGGTGGCCGAGTGTCCTGCGGTGACCGTGGTGACCCAAGGGGACGGGCAGATGGGAAGGGGGAAGGTTTTGCCTGCCCCAAATGATGGTGCCGGGCTGGGGGTGTCGAGTCCTTGCAGGGGTTTGATGGATCCCCAATTTTGGGGACGATGTGGGCTCATTCCCCGCCGATCAGCGCCCCAGTTCAGCAGGGATgagcccccagctcctgcagggcttggctggggcagagcagccccgtTGTCCCCTCTGCTGTGCCCGTGTCACCCCCGTGACTGCACGCGCTGGCCCTCGTGGGTTTTGGGTATAAATGCCCCCACTCGTCCCTGGCAGGCTCCAAAGCTTCCTCAGGAACTTCTGCTGCCAATTTGGAGGCACGAGGAGCCCACAACCCCCCATTTCCCGTCCTCCCCATCGCCTCCCAGTCCC
Coding sequences within it:
- the LOC135457799 gene encoding mucosal pentraxin-like, whose translation is MGPLWLCLLILTALFGPTAPQDLGSSVFVFPRESQSAHVQVTATLEKPLNNLTVCLKSYTDLSRPYSLFSYATKKQSNEILLFKPKPGQYDFNVGNQFLSFRVPENLGEVEHVCVSWESSTGIVSFWLNGKPWPRKGLQKGYTVGVPASIVLGQDQDSFGGGFDAKQSFVGEISSVYMWDVGVSTTEVVSAMYDTPGQTPLFGWNNFPYKIVGEVYLKP
- the LOC135457577 gene encoding serum amyloid P-component-like, which encodes MGLLQLWVPVLAVLTGMVAQEDLYRKVFVFRKDPSDAYVVLQAQLEQPLRNFTVCLRSYTDLSRPHSLFSYATKGQDNEILLFKPKPEEYRFYVGGKFVTFRVPEGRREWEHVCASWESSTGIAEFWLNGKPWPRKGLQRGYTVGSTAAILLGQEQDSFGGGFDLYNSFSGELTDVYLWDAGLSPDKMRAAFLSLRLPPALLAWNSLSYEVKGDVVVKPRLREVLGA